A genome region from Haloarcula rubripromontorii includes the following:
- a CDS encoding class I SAM-dependent methyltransferase, protein MKKSLDEHAERFSEHADAYDENQDSAAYRACVDFVVEHAAPEADDVVLDLGTGTGAIAFALAPDAEAILGRDISDGMLEKAREKADERGVENASFADGRFRAPTVDRSVDIVTSNFAMHHLGDDEKREAIDTIADLGPRRIVLGDVMLFGDDDPDAPFYSPEVDDPATVGVLADAFTDAGYALTAVEMVTEQAGVLVADRLGSD, encoded by the coding sequence ATGAAGAAATCACTCGACGAACACGCCGAACGGTTCTCCGAACACGCCGATGCCTACGACGAGAACCAGGATTCAGCGGCGTATCGCGCCTGCGTCGACTTCGTTGTCGAGCACGCAGCCCCCGAAGCCGACGACGTGGTGCTCGACCTCGGCACTGGCACCGGAGCCATCGCGTTCGCGCTCGCGCCCGACGCAGAGGCGATTCTCGGCCGCGATATCAGCGACGGGATGCTGGAAAAAGCACGGGAGAAAGCCGACGAGCGCGGCGTCGAGAACGCTTCCTTCGCCGACGGCCGCTTCCGCGCCCCCACCGTCGACCGTTCGGTGGACATTGTCACGTCGAACTTCGCGATGCACCACCTCGGCGACGACGAAAAACGCGAGGCTATCGACACCATCGCCGATCTGGGGCCGCGGCGAATCGTGCTCGGGGACGTGATGCTGTTTGGCGACGACGACCCCGACGCACCGTTCTACAGTCCCGAGGTCGACGACCCGGCGACGGTTGGCGTCCTCGCCGACGCCTTCACAGATGCTGGCTACGCGCTGACGGCCGTCGAGATGGTCACCGAGCAGGCTGGCGTGCTGGTCGCCGACCGACTTGGTTCAGACTGA
- a CDS encoding MBL fold metallo-hydrolase, with translation MRLTFLGTGSAMPTGSRMQSGYLLERGGHRLLVDCGSGVLHSLARTDAGYEGVDTVLLTHHHLDHVSDLDVLMKARWLAGETDLTVAGPPGTSDLIRDLLDTHDYMQDRLDLTLMDLDSGPFELAGFSGDACETRHSMQCFAYRLSVDAGPAITLGADSEAFTDLIEFADGSAVLVHDCSFPDEVDVSNHPTPTTLGRTLRDADAEVGRVYLTHLYPHTEGRHEEMLDAIADSYDGDVQFAEDGLTITVS, from the coding sequence ATGCGTCTCACGTTTCTCGGCACCGGCAGCGCCATGCCGACCGGCTCTCGAATGCAGTCCGGCTACCTGCTTGAACGCGGCGGCCACCGACTGCTCGTCGACTGTGGGAGCGGCGTGTTGCACTCACTGGCCCGAACAGACGCGGGGTACGAAGGCGTCGACACCGTCCTGCTGACACATCACCATCTGGACCACGTTTCCGACCTCGACGTGCTGATGAAGGCCCGGTGGCTGGCCGGTGAGACGGACCTCACTGTCGCAGGGCCGCCGGGGACGAGTGACCTGATTCGTGACCTGCTCGACACACACGACTATATGCAGGACCGTCTGGACCTGACGCTCATGGATCTCGACAGCGGGCCGTTTGAACTGGCGGGGTTCAGCGGCGACGCCTGCGAGACGCGCCACTCGATGCAGTGTTTCGCTTACCGACTCTCCGTCGATGCCGGGCCAGCAATAACGCTCGGCGCTGACTCCGAGGCGTTCACCGATCTCATCGAGTTTGCTGACGGGTCAGCTGTGCTCGTCCACGACTGCTCGTTCCCGGACGAGGTGGACGTGTCGAACCACCCGACGCCGACGACGCTCGGACGGACGCTCCGCGATGCCGACGCCGAGGTCGGGCGCGTGTATCTCACGCACCTGTATCCACACACCGAAGGGCGACACGAGGAGATGCTCGACGCGATAGCCGACAGCTACGACGGCGACGTGCAGTTCGCCGAGGACGGCCTGACGATAACGGTCAGCTAG
- a CDS encoding sensor histidine kinase, protein MSFDEQQDFARQVADLNKYGQALNRCESVDEVVSLTLEAMSLLFEFSYSTFVEVRDDDLRVVHSTNPNLVQGEPPSDLARRAQEAGETLVEQGTDAAVTADSDVTGALAVPARMGDEVTAVLVTRSQTVEEFGDEYIRPMEILATHAATAISNIRSRERLERAHRDLERRKEMIEMYDRLLRHDLGNDLQVIAGFADVVAGQVDGQTKEYAGKIQRAAESAADLIQRVGDLVSTLEAQDNPEPRDLGTVLGETVRDIEANYESLTIDFDAAEFDYQVYGGDLLDSVFTNIMSNAAVHNDGAIHVRVAPADVSPDEVTVCFGDDGGGVSPDLREDIFEMGVKGQESPGTGFGLGFVRALTESYGGSVSVAESDAGGAEFRVTLERV, encoded by the coding sequence ATGTCGTTCGATGAACAACAGGACTTCGCCAGACAGGTCGCCGACCTGAACAAATACGGTCAGGCGCTCAATCGGTGCGAGTCCGTCGACGAAGTCGTCTCACTCACGCTTGAAGCGATGTCGCTGCTGTTCGAGTTCTCCTACTCTACATTCGTTGAGGTTCGCGACGACGACCTCCGTGTCGTCCACAGTACGAACCCGAATCTCGTCCAGGGCGAGCCACCGAGCGATCTGGCTCGACGGGCACAGGAGGCCGGCGAGACGCTTGTCGAACAGGGCACTGATGCCGCTGTCACAGCCGACTCAGATGTGACGGGTGCGCTGGCTGTCCCGGCCCGGATGGGCGATGAGGTGACTGCAGTGTTGGTCACTCGGTCACAAACTGTCGAGGAGTTCGGCGACGAGTACATCAGACCGATGGAGATTCTTGCCACCCACGCCGCGACGGCCATCTCCAATATCCGCTCCCGCGAACGGTTAGAACGGGCACACCGTGATTTAGAACGGCGAAAAGAGATGATCGAGATGTACGACCGACTGCTCCGGCACGACCTCGGGAACGACCTGCAGGTCATCGCCGGCTTCGCAGATGTGGTCGCTGGACAGGTCGACGGCCAGACGAAAGAGTATGCCGGCAAGATCCAGCGCGCGGCCGAGAGCGCCGCCGACCTCATCCAGCGCGTTGGCGACCTCGTCTCGACGCTTGAAGCACAAGACAATCCGGAGCCACGCGATCTCGGCACGGTCCTCGGAGAGACGGTCCGTGACATCGAGGCCAACTACGAGTCGCTGACTATCGACTTCGATGCGGCCGAGTTCGACTATCAGGTGTACGGCGGTGACCTGCTCGACTCGGTGTTCACGAACATCATGTCCAACGCGGCGGTCCACAACGACGGTGCGATTCATGTGCGAGTCGCACCGGCCGACGTCAGCCCCGACGAGGTCACCGTCTGTTTCGGCGATGACGGGGGCGGAGTCTCGCCGGACCTGCGTGAGGATATCTTCGAGATGGGCGTGAAAGGACAGGAGAGTCCGGGGACCGGCTTCGGCCTCGGCTTCGTTCGGGCGTTGACTGAATCCTACGGCGGCAGTGTCAGCGTGGCCGAAAGCGACGCTGGCGGGGCCGAGTTCCGTGTCACGCTCGAACGCGTCTAG
- a CDS encoding mRNA surveillance protein pelota: protein MQIQSQETTAEGAERIEVVPETLDDLWHLSYVIEPGDLVSGDTTRRIQRNDDNLRDKGGEREPMWIQIEVTDVEFAKFANRLRVGGEIVDCSREDQLGFHHTLNVEEHTELTVEKHLKPDQADRLEEAVEATENPDVAIATVEEGEAHVHTVAQYGTEERATITSTTGKGEYARPRKELFDELADVLKRQDVDAYILAGPGFTKQDALDHFQDEIPDIAEQITVVDTSAVGDRGVHEVLKRGAVEDVQQQTRIAEEADYIDELMERIGSGSEVAYGPAEVAKAADYGAIETLLVLDERLRLERAGEGDWDIDVDDIIETTEQKGGDVTVFSAEFAPGQQLSNLGGVAALLRYRLD from the coding sequence ATGCAAATACAGAGTCAGGAGACCACCGCGGAAGGGGCAGAACGCATCGAGGTGGTCCCCGAGACGCTGGACGACCTCTGGCATCTCTCGTACGTCATCGAGCCGGGGGACCTCGTCTCCGGCGACACGACGCGGCGCATCCAGCGCAACGACGACAATCTCCGGGACAAGGGCGGCGAGCGCGAGCCGATGTGGATTCAGATCGAAGTCACCGACGTGGAGTTCGCGAAGTTCGCCAACCGCCTCCGGGTCGGCGGCGAAATCGTCGACTGCTCCCGGGAGGACCAGCTGGGCTTTCACCACACGCTCAACGTCGAGGAACACACCGAACTCACCGTCGAGAAGCATCTCAAGCCCGACCAGGCCGACCGCTTAGAGGAGGCGGTCGAGGCGACGGAGAACCCCGACGTGGCGATTGCGACCGTCGAGGAGGGTGAGGCCCACGTCCACACCGTCGCCCAGTACGGCACCGAGGAGCGGGCGACCATCACCTCGACGACCGGGAAGGGCGAGTACGCCCGCCCGCGGAAGGAACTGTTCGACGAACTGGCCGACGTGCTGAAACGCCAGGACGTGGACGCCTACATCCTCGCGGGTCCCGGCTTCACCAAACAGGACGCGCTGGACCACTTTCAGGACGAGATTCCCGATATCGCCGAACAGATTACCGTCGTAGACACGTCTGCCGTCGGTGACCGCGGTGTCCACGAAGTACTCAAACGCGGTGCCGTCGAGGATGTCCAACAGCAGACCCGTATCGCCGAGGAGGCGGACTACATCGACGAACTGATGGAGCGGATCGGATCGGGTTCGGAGGTGGCCTACGGCCCGGCGGAAGTCGCCAAGGCGGCCGACTACGGCGCTATCGAGACGCTGCTCGTACTCGATGAACGACTCCGACTTGAGCGGGCCGGCGAGGGCGACTGGGACATCGATGTCGACGACATAATCGAGACGACCGAGCAGAAAGGTGGGGATGTGACCGTATTCTCCGCAGAGTTCGCGCCGGGTCAGCAGCTTTCAAACCTCGGCGGTGTCGCGGCACTGCTGCGCTACCGGCTCGATTGA
- a CDS encoding DUF4013 domain-containing protein, which translates to MFQEALSYPRDSDSAVKTIAIGGVLLLLSFLVVPVFFVLGYITRTLRAVLNGETEPPVFDDWSDLGMDGLKVFVIGFAYSLVPTAIALVAVFTSGATLGLGGNGAGSGLAVAIIVLVATLAMTVLSLAIAYVLPAAIVAYVRTDTIAAAFAPDEIRRLAFSRTYATGWLVAFGISLLAGVIIGALNAVVIGAVLAPFVTFYANVAGTYAVGTAVRDMPAVDAGDETPDAQPAA; encoded by the coding sequence ATGTTCCAAGAAGCACTCTCGTATCCGCGGGACAGCGACAGCGCAGTGAAAACCATCGCCATTGGGGGCGTGCTACTGCTCCTGAGTTTCCTCGTCGTACCGGTGTTCTTCGTCCTCGGCTACATCACGCGGACGCTCCGGGCGGTGCTGAACGGCGAAACCGAGCCACCGGTGTTTGACGACTGGAGCGACCTCGGTATGGACGGCCTGAAGGTGTTCGTCATTGGATTCGCCTACTCGCTCGTCCCGACGGCTATCGCTCTCGTGGCAGTGTTCACAAGCGGCGCGACGCTGGGCCTGGGCGGCAACGGGGCCGGAAGCGGACTGGCCGTCGCCATCATCGTCCTCGTCGCAACGCTCGCGATGACTGTGCTTTCGCTCGCTATCGCGTACGTACTCCCGGCCGCAATCGTTGCGTACGTCCGGACGGATACTATTGCGGCGGCGTTCGCACCGGATGAAATCCGGCGGCTCGCGTTCAGTCGGACTTACGCCACCGGCTGGCTGGTCGCGTTCGGTATCAGCCTGCTCGCCGGTGTCATCATCGGCGCGCTGAACGCCGTCGTTATCGGCGCAGTGCTGGCTCCCTTCGTGACGTTCTACGCGAACGTGGCGGGGACCTACGCAGTCGGGACCGCTGTGCGAGATATGCCCGCCGTCGACGCTGGCGATGAAACGCCTGACGCACAGCCCGCGGCCTGA
- a CDS encoding AIR synthase family protein: MSDLGKIDREVFDSVIYPELGADRDDVVLGPTHGIDFGVIDMGGEALVTATDPLSVLPELGFERAGRFALDVVLADVAVSGIPPSHLSVTFTLPPEMTDDELAAMWHGFAGRAEEVGVSVVTGHTARYAGVDYSWVGGATVLGVGSHDDVVRPDGARPGDKLVVGTGPAAEVTGLFARLFPGQIGLSPEQAAVAQERLADTALVEDAMAAANAGDVTAMHDATEGGIVGAFVEMADGANAQFDVDSDAVPLADGVEALCDAIDVDPWHVSSCGTLLAAVDPADADDVVNALRDRGTPAAVVGEVSEGTGLYVDGARQSHPGADPSWEAFARLQAAADGDPDSQ; the protein is encoded by the coding sequence ATGAGTGACCTCGGGAAAATCGACCGCGAGGTGTTCGATAGCGTCATCTACCCGGAACTGGGTGCGGACCGCGATGATGTCGTTCTCGGGCCGACACACGGCATCGACTTCGGCGTCATCGACATGGGCGGCGAGGCGCTCGTCACGGCGACCGACCCGCTGTCGGTCCTTCCCGAATTGGGATTCGAGCGGGCCGGCCGGTTCGCGCTGGACGTGGTGCTTGCCGACGTGGCCGTCTCCGGAATCCCGCCGTCGCACCTCTCGGTGACGTTCACGCTTCCGCCCGAGATGACCGACGACGAACTGGCGGCGATGTGGCACGGCTTCGCCGGGCGGGCCGAGGAGGTCGGCGTAAGTGTCGTCACCGGTCACACCGCCCGCTATGCGGGGGTCGACTACTCCTGGGTCGGCGGCGCGACGGTGCTCGGCGTCGGGTCCCACGACGATGTCGTCCGGCCGGACGGCGCGCGCCCCGGCGACAAACTGGTCGTCGGGACCGGCCCCGCCGCGGAGGTCACGGGCCTGTTCGCCCGCCTCTTCCCAGGACAGATCGGCCTCTCGCCAGAGCAGGCCGCCGTCGCACAGGAACGACTGGCCGACACTGCCCTCGTCGAGGACGCGATGGCCGCGGCGAACGCCGGCGACGTGACGGCGATGCACGACGCCACTGAGGGCGGCATCGTCGGCGCGTTTGTCGAGATGGCCGACGGCGCGAACGCCCAGTTCGACGTGGACAGCGACGCGGTACCGCTGGCCGACGGCGTCGAGGCGCTCTGTGACGCCATCGACGTCGACCCCTGGCACGTCAGCAGTTGTGGGACGCTTCTGGCCGCCGTCGACCCTGCGGACGCCGACGACGTTGTCAATGCGCTCCGGGACCGCGGGACACCGGCCGCCGTCGTCGGCGAGGTGAGCGAGGGGACGGGGCTGTACGTCGACGGCGCTCGGCAGTCACATCCCGGGGCTGACCCCTCGTGGGAGGCGTTCGCGCGGTTGCAGGCGGCCGCGGACGGGGACCCCGACAGCCAGTGA
- the rqcH gene encoding ribosome rescue protein RqcH codes for MDHKRELTSVDLAALEGELAGYEGAKLDKAYLYPEDDLVRLKLRDFDRGRVEFLIEVGDVKRAHVADQSHVPDAPGRPPDFAMMLRNRLSGADLVRVEQFEFDRIIELEFDREDASTTIVAELFGDGNVAVLDEHGEVIDCLETVRLKSRTVAPGTPYEFPSARFNPMTVDYDGFVARIKESDADLVRTLATQLNFGGLYGEELCTRAGIDYNVAVDDLDESDFERLYELVDEMGTRLREGDVDPRVYYETLDDGDGDGASSSDPDDEPDRRRVDVTPIPLAEYEELYSESFTEFNPALDDYFFNFQREGEVEGGETQRPDFEAEIEKQKRIIQQQEQAIEDFEADAEAEREKAELLYANYDLVDDVLSTVRTAREDDVSWDDIEAKFDEGAERGIPAAEAVVSLDGSEGTVTLDIDGTRVTVDAFTGVEKNADELYKEAKRIEEKKEGALTAIENTREDLEAVKERRDEWEADDGEDDLEEDESEDEPTDWLSMQSIPTRSTERWYEQFRWFHTSDGFLVIGGRDADDNEELVQKYLEGGDKFFHAQAHGGPVTVLKATGPSEPSKEVDFPQSSLDQAAQFAVSYSSVWKDGKFAGDVYMVDPDQVSKTPESGEYLEKGGFAIRGDRTYFESTPAGIAVGITCDDETRVIGGPPAAIEGQAATSITVEPGQYAQNDIAKRLYREFKDRFADETFVRKVASPDQIQEFLPPGGSRMTEE; via the coding sequence ATGGACCACAAGCGGGAACTGACGAGCGTCGATCTCGCCGCCCTGGAGGGTGAACTCGCCGGCTACGAGGGCGCGAAGCTCGACAAGGCGTACCTCTACCCCGAGGACGACCTCGTCAGACTGAAGCTCCGGGACTTCGACCGCGGGCGCGTCGAGTTCCTCATCGAGGTCGGTGATGTCAAGCGCGCCCACGTTGCCGACCAGAGCCACGTCCCCGACGCGCCGGGTCGGCCGCCGGACTTCGCAATGATGCTCCGGAACCGGCTGTCGGGCGCTGACCTCGTCCGCGTCGAGCAGTTCGAGTTCGACCGCATCATCGAACTGGAGTTCGACCGCGAGGACGCCTCGACCACCATCGTCGCGGAACTGTTCGGTGACGGGAACGTTGCCGTGCTGGACGAACACGGCGAGGTCATCGACTGTCTGGAGACGGTGCGGCTCAAGTCCCGCACTGTCGCGCCGGGGACGCCCTACGAGTTCCCGTCGGCGCGGTTCAATCCGATGACCGTCGATTACGACGGCTTCGTCGCCCGAATCAAGGAATCCGATGCCGACCTCGTCCGGACGCTGGCCACGCAACTGAACTTCGGCGGTCTCTACGGCGAGGAGCTGTGTACCCGCGCCGGCATCGACTACAACGTCGCCGTCGACGACCTCGATGAGTCCGATTTCGAGCGGCTGTACGAACTCGTTGACGAGATGGGGACGCGCCTGCGTGAGGGCGATGTCGACCCCCGGGTGTACTACGAGACGCTCGACGACGGTGACGGCGATGGTGCGAGCAGTTCGGACCCTGACGACGAACCGGACCGCCGACGCGTCGACGTGACGCCGATTCCGCTGGCGGAGTACGAGGAACTGTACAGCGAATCCTTCACGGAGTTCAACCCCGCGCTGGACGACTACTTCTTCAATTTCCAGCGTGAGGGGGAAGTCGAGGGCGGCGAAACACAGCGCCCCGACTTTGAGGCCGAAATCGAGAAACAGAAGCGCATTATCCAGCAGCAGGAACAGGCCATCGAGGACTTCGAGGCCGACGCCGAAGCCGAGCGGGAGAAGGCCGAACTGCTGTACGCCAACTACGACCTCGTCGACGACGTGCTCTCGACGGTCCGGACCGCGCGTGAGGACGACGTGTCCTGGGACGACATCGAAGCGAAGTTCGACGAGGGCGCGGAGCGCGGCATCCCGGCCGCCGAGGCGGTCGTCTCGCTGGACGGCAGCGAGGGGACGGTGACGCTCGATATCGACGGGACGCGTGTCACGGTGGACGCCTTCACTGGCGTCGAGAAGAACGCCGACGAACTGTACAAGGAAGCAAAACGCATCGAGGAAAAGAAAGAGGGCGCGCTCACCGCCATCGAGAACACCCGCGAGGACCTCGAAGCGGTCAAAGAGCGACGCGACGAGTGGGAGGCCGACGACGGCGAGGACGACCTTGAAGAAGACGAGAGCGAGGACGAACCGACTGACTGGCTCTCGATGCAGTCCATCCCCACCCGGTCGACCGAACGCTGGTACGAGCAGTTCCGCTGGTTCCACACCTCGGACGGCTTCCTCGTCATCGGTGGCCGCGACGCCGACGACAACGAGGAACTCGTCCAGAAATATCTGGAGGGCGGTGACAAGTTCTTCCACGCACAGGCTCACGGCGGCCCGGTCACGGTGCTCAAAGCCACCGGCCCCAGTGAGCCGTCCAAGGAGGTGGACTTCCCGCAATCCTCGCTGGACCAGGCCGCGCAGTTCGCCGTCTCCTATTCCTCGGTCTGGAAAGACGGGAAGTTCGCCGGCGACGTGTACATGGTCGACCCCGACCAAGTGTCGAAGACGCCCGAGAGCGGCGAGTATCTGGAGAAGGGCGGCTTCGCTATCCGCGGCGACCGGACCTACTTCGAGTCAACGCCGGCCGGTATCGCTGTCGGCATCACCTGCGACGACGAGACACGGGTCATCGGCGGCCCACCGGCGGCCATCGAGGGGCAGGCCGCGACGAGTATCACCGTCGAGCCGGGTCAGTACGCCCAGAACGACATCGCCAAGCGCCTCTATCGGGAGTTCAAGGACCGATTCGCAGACGAAACGTTCGTCCGTAAGGTGGCTAGCCCGGATCAGATACAGGAGTTCCTGCCGCCCGGCGGCAGTCGGATGACCGAGGAGTGA
- a CDS encoding NAD(P)/FAD-dependent oxidoreductase, producing MARNLAVVGAGGAGAAATYALHDADVDVTVFEKSRGVCGRAATRRRGDCTYEYGANYLKADDDRVTELVTEVLPTEGLVDIEEPVYAFDRTGDIDAGRDADEHKWTYEAGITQLAKRLFNETDAEIENGVRVERLERQHDGWQLEDDDGTDLGHYDAALLTPPAPQTADLLGQSRWDHDDCRELRQEIASVPYRTVIAGVLHYPFELDVPWYAAVNSDKDHDIGWIGREECKDGHVPDGESLLLVQMNEPWSIANYDEHPDTLVDDIAARTARLLDDDRLADPDWTDHQHWRYSQPEGDVDHDLLSCAADHDLHFAGDWAVGEGRLHAALRNGLETGEAIADGG from the coding sequence ATGGCTCGTAACCTCGCAGTCGTTGGTGCCGGTGGTGCCGGCGCGGCGGCAACGTACGCGCTCCACGATGCGGACGTCGACGTAACAGTGTTCGAGAAGAGCCGCGGCGTCTGCGGGCGCGCTGCGACCCGGCGACGCGGCGACTGCACGTACGAGTACGGGGCGAACTATCTCAAGGCCGATGACGACCGGGTGACGGAACTGGTCACGGAGGTCCTCCCGACTGAGGGGCTCGTTGATATCGAGGAACCGGTGTACGCGTTCGACAGGACTGGCGACATCGATGCCGGCCGGGACGCTGACGAACACAAGTGGACGTACGAGGCAGGCATTACACAGCTCGCGAAGCGGCTGTTCAACGAGACCGACGCCGAGATAGAGAACGGCGTTCGGGTCGAGCGTCTGGAGCGACAACACGACGGCTGGCAACTAGAGGACGACGACGGAACGGACCTGGGGCATTACGACGCCGCGCTGCTGACACCGCCCGCCCCACAGACGGCTGACCTGCTGGGGCAGTCGCGGTGGGACCACGACGACTGCCGGGAGCTTCGGCAGGAAATCGCGTCGGTCCCTTACAGAACGGTCATCGCCGGGGTGTTGCACTACCCATTCGAACTGGACGTGCCGTGGTACGCCGCGGTCAACAGCGACAAGGACCACGACATCGGCTGGATCGGCCGCGAAGAGTGCAAGGACGGCCACGTCCCCGACGGCGAGTCCCTGCTGTTGGTCCAGATGAACGAGCCGTGGTCGATTGCGAACTACGACGAACACCCCGACACGCTCGTCGACGATATCGCCGCGAGGACGGCTCGACTGCTGGACGACGACCGGCTGGCCGACCCGGACTGGACCGACCACCAGCACTGGCGCTACTCTCAGCCCGAGGGCGACGTCGACCACGACCTGCTTTCCTGTGCGGCCGACCACGACCTGCATTTCGCCGGCGACTGGGCGGTCGGTGAGGGGCGACTCCACGCGGCCCTGCGGAACGGACTGGAGACGGGCGAGGCAATCGCCGACGGCGGGTAA